A region of Enoplosus armatus isolate fEnoArm2 chromosome 14, fEnoArm2.hap1, whole genome shotgun sequence DNA encodes the following proteins:
- the camk2n1a gene encoding calcium/calmodulin-dependent protein kinase II inhibitor 1a — MSEVLPYNEGKMSGYGADSEVSQMSFSCGLQDTSAFFAASQAKRPPKLGQIGRAKRVVIEDDRIDEVLKGMTDKSSPGV; from the exons ATGTCCGAGGTGCTGCCATACAACGAGGGGAAAATGAGCGGCTATGGGGCGGACAGCGAGGTCAGTCAGATGTCCTTTAGCTGCGGACTGCAGGACACAAGCGCCTTTTTCGCCGCGTCGCAGGCGAAAAGACCCCCAAAGCTTGGACAGATCGGCAGAGCCAAGCGAG TGGTCATCGAGGACGACCGAATAGACGAGGTCCTGAAGGGGATGACAGACAAGTCTTCACCTGGCGTTTAA
- the mul2 gene encoding mitochondrial ubiquitin ligase activator of nfkb 1-A, with amino-acid sequence MDGFPVRVTEAVCLGTSLALSGIFYYLYKKSRTTLDKLDDAPHFTIDGKLKDILKVTQGACLQYAVIEGAVQPVGEPLTSHFQKEIVGVVQKFMLREHRLVWNGLSRTWTDSERVLHQRVNAVPFVLVGSDENTVKVLCPLQASGEHMEITHEKFHQVNYGLGDIVGQYLSGEKLKGQLETEEMLKVGTTLTGVGELILDTDGTLNLRPPSNGSQYFLSIADFDTLRGEQESTAVWWKALAIASAVAGAAVLLWVGRRYYYQLKVRWEQEQERREFERLQAEAPRARALGRGPEASQDGVEEHIENACVICLCQPRNCILLDCGHVCCCHSCYQALPYRRCPICRQCISRVVPLYHV; translated from the exons ATGGATGGATTTCCTGTGAGGGTTACAGAGGCAGTATGTCTCGGGACCAGCCTTGCCCTCTCAGGCATCTTCTATTATCTCTATAAGAAGAGCAGGACGACACTAGACAAACTTGAT GATGCTCCACACTTCACCATAGATGGAAAActgaaagacattttgaaagttACTCAAGGAGCATGTCTACAGTATGCTGTCATCGAAG GTGCTGTGCAACCAGTGGGCGAGCCTCTGACGAGTCACTTCCAAAAAGAAATTGTTGGCGTGGTGCAGAAATTCATGTTGAGAGAACACAGGCTGGTGTGGAACGGCCTTTCACGCACTTG GACGGACAGTGAACGAGTCTTGCACCAAAGAGTGAATGCAGTTCCCTTTGTGTTGGTGGGATCCGATGAGAACACAGTTAAAGTCCTGTGCCCTCTGCAGGCCTCCGGCGAGCACATGGAGATCACCCACGAGAAGTTCCACCAGGTCAATTACGGCTTGGGTGACATCGTAGGACAATACCTCAGCGGGGAGAAGCTTAAAGGGCAACTGGAGACCGAGGAAATGCTCAAA GTGGGCACAACTCTTACAGGTGTAGGCGAATTAATATTGGACACAGACGGCACCCTGAATCTTCGACCCCCTTCTAATGGTTCACAGTACTTTTTGAGCATTGCAGACTTTGACACCCTGCGAGGAGAGCAAGAGAGCACGGCTGTTTGGTGGAAGGCGCTGGCCATCGCCTCAGCTGTGGCAGGGGCAGCGGTCCTCCTCTGGGTCGGTCGGCGCTACTACTACCAACTAAAAGTTCGCtgggagcaggagcaggagaggagggaattTGAGAGACTGCAGGCTGAAGCTCCAAGAGCGCGTGCTCTAGGGAGGGGCCCCGAGGCCTCTCAAGACGGGGTCGAGGAGCACATAGAGAATGCCTGTGTGATTTGCCTCTGTCAGCCACGTAACTGTATTCTGTTGGACTGTGGACATGTGTGCTGCTGCCACAGCTGCTACCAGGCCCTTCCATACCGTCGATGCCCCATATGTAGACAGTGCATCAGCAGAGTGGTGCCTCTCTACCACGTCTGA
- the alg3 gene encoding dol-P-Man:Man(5)GlcNAc(2)-PP-Dol alpha-1,3-mannosyltransferase isoform X1, with amino-acid sequence MWRHLTTYNSACQLRPLSTSLRRRHGRRCAEKVSQFPVPTVGETSHTVAGQTFGPVQNGIHVTDTEIDWKAYMDEVEGVINGTYDYTQLKGDTGPLVYPAGFVYFFTALYYITSHGVNIRLGQYLFAAFYLITLLLVFRIYYRTKKVPPYVFFFVCCASYRIHSIFVLRLFNDPVAMMLLFAAVNLFIDEYWILGCGLYSLAVSVKMNVLLFAPGLLFLLVSEFGLIRTIPKLSLCAVIQLFLGLPFLLENPIGYLSRAFDLGRQFMFKWTVNWRFLPEWLFLNRYFHLLLLAAHLLTLLLFALRRWKRPGESIYELLKEPAKRKIPAQKNTVDQIVLILFTSNFIGMCFSRSLHYQFYVWYFHTLPYLLWSGGVKKLAHLLRVLILGLIELSWNTYPSTNSSSAALHVCHLIILLCLWLAPPLPSAPAETQEDTPVKDKRQ; translated from the exons ATGTGGCGTCACCTGACAACTTATAACAGCGCATGTCAGTTGCGGCCTCTCTCCACGTCTCTACGCCGCCGACATGGCAGGAGGTGTGCGGAGAAAGTCTCCCAGTTCCCCGTCCCCACTGTGGGGGAAACTTCTCACACTGTGGCAGGACAAACATTTGGTCCTGTTCAAAACGGAATACACGTTACTG acacagagatAGACTGGAAAGCCTACATGGATGAAGTAGAGGGAGTCATCAATGGTACCTACGACTACACCCAGCTCAAAGGAGACACCGGCCCCTTGGT ATACCCGGCTGGCTTTGTCTACTTCTTTACTGCTCTGTACTACATCACCAGCCATGGCGTGAACATCCGTCTGGGCCAGTATCTTTTTGCTGCGTTCTACCTCATCACACTGCTGCTCGTCTTCAGGATATACTACCGCACTAAGAAG GTTCCTCCCtatgtcttcttctttgtgtgcTGTGCTTCTTATCGGATCCACTCCATCTTTGTGCTGCGTCTCTTTAATGATCCAGTGGCCATGATGCTGCTGTTTGCAGCTGTCAACCTCTTCATAGATGAATACTGGATCCTAGGCTGCGGCCTTTACAG TTTAGCAGTGTCTGTGAAGATGAATGTGCTTCTTTTTGCTCCTGGACTACTTTTCCTCCTTGTGTCTGAGTTTGGTCTAATCAGGACAATCCCAAAactttctctgtgtgcagtCATACAG CTTTTTCTGGGTCTGCCTTTCCTCCTGGAGAATCCCATTGGTTATTTGAGTCGGGCGTTTGATCTTGGCCGTCAGTTTATGTTCAAGTGGACGGTCAACTGGCGCTTCCTGCCAGAATGGCTCTTCTTGAATCGGTACTTCCACTTACTCCTGCTGGCTGCCCACCTGCTCACCCTGCTGCTCTTTGCTCTCCGCCGTTGGAAGAG GCCAGGAGAAAGCATCTATGAACTACTCAAGGAGCCAGCCAAAAGGAAGATCCCTGCTCAGAAAAACACTGTTGATC AGATAGTGCTAATTCTGTTTACCTCTAACTTCATTGGCATGTGCTTTAGCCGTTCGCTGCACTACCAGTTCTACGTGTGGTACTTCCACACGCTGCCTTACCTGCTCTGGAGTGGAGGAGTCAAGAAGCTGGCCCACCTGCTCAG GGTCCTGATCCTGGGTCTGATCGAGCTTTCATGGAACACCTACCCATCTACTAACAGCAGCTCAGCCGCCCTCCACGTCTGtcacctcatcatcctcctctgtctgtggctGGCTCCGCCGCTGCCTTCAGCTccagcagaaacacaagaagATACACCCGTCAAGGACAAACGCCAGTGA
- the alg3 gene encoding dol-P-Man:Man(5)GlcNAc(2)-PP-Dol alpha-1,3-mannosyltransferase isoform X2, translating into MAGGVRRKSPSSPSPLWGKLLTLWQDKHLVLFKTEYTLLVVSILWLLEIGINVWVIQKVAYTEIDWKAYMDEVEGVINGTYDYTQLKGDTGPLVYPAGFVYFFTALYYITSHGVNIRLGQYLFAAFYLITLLLVFRIYYRTKKVPPYVFFFVCCASYRIHSIFVLRLFNDPVAMMLLFAAVNLFIDEYWILGCGLYSLAVSVKMNVLLFAPGLLFLLVSEFGLIRTIPKLSLCAVIQLFLGLPFLLENPIGYLSRAFDLGRQFMFKWTVNWRFLPEWLFLNRYFHLLLLAAHLLTLLLFALRRWKRPGESIYELLKEPAKRKIPAQKNTVDQIVLILFTSNFIGMCFSRSLHYQFYVWYFHTLPYLLWSGGVKKLAHLLRVLILGLIELSWNTYPSTNSSSAALHVCHLIILLCLWLAPPLPSAPAETQEDTPVKDKRQ; encoded by the exons ATGGCAGGAGGTGTGCGGAGAAAGTCTCCCAGTTCCCCGTCCCCACTGTGGGGGAAACTTCTCACACTGTGGCAGGACAAACATTTGGTCCTGTTCAAAACGGAATACACGTTACTGGTCGTTTCAATTTTGTGGCTTCTGGAGATCGGCATCAATGTGTGGGTCATACAAAAAGTAGCAT acacagagatAGACTGGAAAGCCTACATGGATGAAGTAGAGGGAGTCATCAATGGTACCTACGACTACACCCAGCTCAAAGGAGACACCGGCCCCTTGGT ATACCCGGCTGGCTTTGTCTACTTCTTTACTGCTCTGTACTACATCACCAGCCATGGCGTGAACATCCGTCTGGGCCAGTATCTTTTTGCTGCGTTCTACCTCATCACACTGCTGCTCGTCTTCAGGATATACTACCGCACTAAGAAG GTTCCTCCCtatgtcttcttctttgtgtgcTGTGCTTCTTATCGGATCCACTCCATCTTTGTGCTGCGTCTCTTTAATGATCCAGTGGCCATGATGCTGCTGTTTGCAGCTGTCAACCTCTTCATAGATGAATACTGGATCCTAGGCTGCGGCCTTTACAG TTTAGCAGTGTCTGTGAAGATGAATGTGCTTCTTTTTGCTCCTGGACTACTTTTCCTCCTTGTGTCTGAGTTTGGTCTAATCAGGACAATCCCAAAactttctctgtgtgcagtCATACAG CTTTTTCTGGGTCTGCCTTTCCTCCTGGAGAATCCCATTGGTTATTTGAGTCGGGCGTTTGATCTTGGCCGTCAGTTTATGTTCAAGTGGACGGTCAACTGGCGCTTCCTGCCAGAATGGCTCTTCTTGAATCGGTACTTCCACTTACTCCTGCTGGCTGCCCACCTGCTCACCCTGCTGCTCTTTGCTCTCCGCCGTTGGAAGAG GCCAGGAGAAAGCATCTATGAACTACTCAAGGAGCCAGCCAAAAGGAAGATCCCTGCTCAGAAAAACACTGTTGATC AGATAGTGCTAATTCTGTTTACCTCTAACTTCATTGGCATGTGCTTTAGCCGTTCGCTGCACTACCAGTTCTACGTGTGGTACTTCCACACGCTGCCTTACCTGCTCTGGAGTGGAGGAGTCAAGAAGCTGGCCCACCTGCTCAG GGTCCTGATCCTGGGTCTGATCGAGCTTTCATGGAACACCTACCCATCTACTAACAGCAGCTCAGCCGCCCTCCACGTCTGtcacctcatcatcctcctctgtctgtggctGGCTCCGCCGCTGCCTTCAGCTccagcagaaacacaagaagATACACCCGTCAAGGACAAACGCCAGTGA